In Plasmodium gaboni strain SY75 chromosome 8, whole genome shotgun sequence, the sequence NNNNNNNNNNNNNNNNNNNNNNNtaataaattttttttttttttttttttttattttttatgggtaagaaaaaaaaaatattagtataaagaagaaaaaaaagaaaaaaaaatatatatataatatgaaaaaaaaaaaaaaagaaaaaaagaaaaaagaaaaaaaaaaattaagatttcctcattaaatataatatatatatatatatatatatttatatatatattcctttaATGTGAACCAAGAATGGAAATTAtttatgatttatttatattcatctATCATGTATAATTTACATTTACtttataaacatatattttaccCAGTTTACGAGATGTGTTTGTTATTATTCTCTATTTATGTTAAatagaattttttttttctttttttcagtcacataatatacatatgtgttacatatgtttatattcactttatttgtttatttatcTTTGTGTATTAATGTActttatacatattttgactttttaaatataacatatgaaaaattttTAGTAAACTGAAAACAAATttaagaagaaaaagatattattatgaatatgtaaatatatacatacacatatatatatatatatatatatatatatatatatatatgtacatatttttgttcaaatgggtataaaaaaaaaatatgtaaatgttttacatttatataaggtatccaaaagaaaaaaaaaaaaaaattttaaattagAAACCAGCcaaaattctttttatatttagctatttgcaaaaaaaaaaaaaaagaaataaaataaccTTACTTGTTCAGGAAATTTTctaatattaatgatatttcatattatttatatttttatgtcCTGAACATATATAGCCATGTAgattataattttttcataaaaataataataaacataataaaaaggacaaaataaaaaattaaagaatGCACCTAATCTTTTAATgaatatagatatatttcttagtagatatattttttttttctttaaacattatttatttctattagatcttttatttaacattataatatttttgaaaaaaaataagaaaattaaaTGTGTGTTGTAGATAGTTTACctttcatttaaatataaatatttcaatcatttaattatgtcgtttatgttttatagttttaatttaaattgattaaaaaaaatatatatattaaagaaataattaCCTGTAAATAACATTTATACTATTTTGATTTGTTgtatgaaatatataagatttaatttatttttatacattaACTTATTGTTTCGTTCTACATAATTgtttcatatatttattttttttttatattataaataaatatgtattagAATTTTTCAAcagaacaaaaaaataaataaataaataaataaataaagaacaGTTTGTCTATTCTTTAATATGTAACAAATTAATTCTGGTGCAGAACGTATTTGTgtacctttttttttttttttttttttttattatatatttaaggattaaagaaaaaaaaaaaaaaaaaacagacaactaaaaatttaacatttattaatttatttcattttattttattttttcccATTTCTTCATTGTAACTTGATATATTTCCtatctatataatatatcgTTTATTGTTGTGTTAATGTTGttttgttatttatttattatttttttttttatttcaatTTAAAGatttcataatataattaaatttaaacatatatgtgaaatatatatgtataaagttccattttttatgttaatatacttttgattcattttcatattatatgatataatttttataaaaagacaaaaaatatatatatatatatatatatatatatatatataatacatgtgtagatatttttaaaattgCATATTTCTTATTTCCTTATTTGTACCTATTAATTTGTATTAATAAACCTTAGAAcattttattcatttttttttttctttttttttaacaatGAGTTGTCTTTGTTCTGGTTCTACTGACCAAGGAGAAATGAAAATTGCTCCTCCTGATTATAGAATAGATATGGTAAGAAATAGAAATgattaattttatttcattttatgtccatttttatttttattttattattattttattttattttattttttatttatagaaAGAGAAACCATCTATTCCTAAGAGCAGAAATGCGCTAGTAAATCCAAACACAGTATTGGAAATCGAGCCTGACAATAACTTGAAGAAACAAATTACATTTAGACCTAAAGTCGATATAATGTATGATGCAGATAAATGTGAAGCTATATTAGTTTTAGATATTCCAGGATTTAAAATAGAAGATATAGATGTAGAAATAGGGGAAGGCATGCTGACTGTGGCTGGTCCAAGATCCCAAACAGAATTATTCGAAACATATGGAGATAGTTTAGTTCTACATGCAAAGGAAAGAGAAGTTGgttattttaaaagaatatttaaattacCAAATAATATACTAGACGATACTGCAAAGGCGacatataaaaatggtaatttatattattatatatgtttttttacaaattttatatgatacacaaatataatatacatttttaattttataatatataaaatagttattatataaattaagaaaaataaaaaagatattattcatgtatatatatgtatataaattgtGTTNNNNNNNNNNNNNNNNNNNNNNNNNNNNNNNNNNNNNNNNNNNNNNNNNNNNNNNNNNNNNNNNNNNNNNNNNNNNNNNNNNNNNNNNNNNNNNNNNNNNTGCAATGAATCaatttatttcttatcataaccacataaaaatatatagaatgtaaaatatatgtgtacatatgtttgtatatatatatatatatatatatatatatatatatatatatatacacatatatatatatttaaatgcATGTCCGAtaagtattttttttttttttgtttaatttttgccacattataatatgtttataaaaattttaacTCTTTGAAAAGTGCAACTTCTGATCCTTGAGagatatattaatagtGTCATTTTCTACAAATGTTTCATCTAATATTCTAACAGCAATTTCAGTTTCTATTTCAGATTGTATAACTCTTTTAAGTGGTCTAGCACCAAAAGAAGGATCATATGCTTTATCTACTATATATGAGAAAACAGCATCATCTATAgttattttaaaatttttatcaaaaaGACGATTAGCTACTTTTCTAATTTCAATATTTGcaatttcttttaattctttttttgaTAAGCTATCAAATATAACATGATCATCAATTCTGTTATAAAATTCTGGTCTGAATGTTTCTCTTACAGATTTCATTACTTGTTCTTTgattttttcttttttatttggATCATTTGCTAGATCTAGTATACTTTGACTACCTAAATTAgatgtaaatataataattgtatTTCTAAAATTAGCTACATTTCCTTTAGTATCAGATAATTTTCCTTCATCTATAACtcttaataataaattatatacatcAGGATGTGCTTTTTCAATTTCatcaaataaaattatagaATAAGGTTTTTTACGCACAGCATCTGTTAGTAATCCTCCTTGTTCATATCCAACATAACCTGGTGCTGCACCTATTAATTTACTAATTGAATGCTTCTCCATATATTCAGACATATCAAAATGAATTACTGCTTCTGGAGTATCAAATAATACATCTGCCAAAACCTTTGATAATTCAGTTTTTCCTACTCCTGTTGGTCCTAAAAACATTAAAGATGCTATTGGTCTTTTAGGGTTATTCATTCCAACCCTAGATCTTTGAACTGCTTTTGTTACAACACGTACAGCATCATCTTGTCCTATAATTTGTTTATGTAATTCATTTTCAAGATTAAgaattttttctttttcagATTTTAgtaatttatttaatcTGATACCAGTTGACATACTTACAATATTAACAATATCTTCACTTGTAACTTcatcttttaatattctACTTTTTTCAGGTATATCATTTAGATAATTTTCTTCTGCTTTTTTTAGTTGCTTTTCTAAATCTGGTAATGTTTCAAATCTCAATTCAGCAGCTCTATTTAAATCAAAATATCTTTCAGCTTTTTCAATTTCTATTTTAACAACATCTATCCTTTCTTTAATAGCTCTGATATTATCTACATAGCTTTTTTCTGTGGACCAAGAATCTAGAATTTTTCTTTGTTCTTTTCTTAATTCGCTCATGATTCGATCTATCATTTTTAATCTATCAATTTCTTTTTCGTTAATTCgtttttttaaaaagttGGGGCTCTTAGTATAATCTACAACTGGTTCACTTTCCTCACCGTTTCCATATGACGACGAGTTAGTGCTACTACTATTATTAGtagtattattattatgtgtGCTACCTACACTAGCATAATTAAATAGATTCTTTTGTTTATCTCCTAATATGGatattttttccatttCTAGCTGTATAAGTTGTTTCTCTATATTTTCTAATTGAATAGGTTTACTAGATAATTGAATTTTAAGATTGGATGCCGCTTCATCAATTAGATCAATAGCTTTATCTGGTAAGAATCTATAACTAATATAACGATCTGACAAAACAGCAGCTTGTACTAATGCAGAATCTAAAATACGTACACCATGATGAACTTCATATCTTTCTTTTAAACCTCTTAAAATACTAATGGTTTCATCTACACTTGGTTGTTCAACAAGAATTTGTTGAAATCTTCTTTCTAAAGCTTTATCTTTTTCTATGAATTGTCTATATTCACTAACAGTGGTAGCACCAATACAACGTAATTCACCTCTAGCTAACATGGgttttaaaatattaccAGCATCTAATGCCCCTTCTGCAACTGCTCCTGCTCCTACAACAGTATGTATTTCATCTATAAACATAACAACTTGTCCTTCAGCATCTTGTACTTCTTTGAGAATTGATTTGAGTCTTTCTTCAAAATCACCTCTATATTTTGCACCAGCAATTAGAGAAGACATATCTAATGATACTAATTTTCTTCCTTTTAAAGAATCTGGTACATCTCCTTGTACTATTTTGATAGCTAATCCTTCAACAATAGCTGTTTTCCCAACACCCGGATCTCCTAATAAGATAGGATTATTTTTGGTTCTTCTAGACAAAATTTGTATGGCTCTTCTAATTTCATTATCTCTACCTATAACAGGATCTAATTTCCCTGCTCTTGCTAATGCTGTTAGATCTCTACTATATTTTTCTAGAGCTTGATAGGTCATTTCTGGTGTTTTAGAGgtaacttttttttttcctctAATTTTTTCGACAGCTTTTTTAActttttcataatttacattatattttaataacCATGGTCTAGTAAATTTCGAATCTTCTGAAATGATACTTAGAAGTAGATGTTctatagaaatatattcatcattaaattctttttttaatcttTTACTAGTACTTAATACAGTTTGTAAGGTTCTAcctaatattttttgttctCCAAAACCACTAGGCATTTTAGGTTgcttttttaaataatcatCAATTTCTTGAACTAATAAATCAGTATCAATACCActttcttttaatattctTTGAGCTAATCCATCAGGAGAATCATTTAGAAGAGCTAATAATAACATTTCAGCTTCGACATAGGCTGaatcatatttttctcctattttatttaatgaGCTAATAGCTTCCCAAGCTTTCTCTGTGTAATCATCTGAGTTTATTGTATATTCTTCATCGCTCATAAATAAAGCAAATCTATTTTTGTTTCTGATTTTTTCAtaactattattattattattattattatcaaaatgAGAACTTTTCATGTTTATACTACTATCGttaactttttttttttttttattaaaaccactggttatattattatcataattgacattatcattaattgtataatttaatctagtattattattatgatatataataccATTTGATGAATTCTTATGTTCTTTTATTTGTGATTTataatctttttttaattctgGAACGAACCTTTCTTCATTCTTTAAATGATTATTTccaataaaaaaatatttcttcttatcatatatatccCAGTTcgtattttttatattaaatatatcttgtttatttataaaaatatttgcTTTTTTACTATAACTTAAGTcccatatatatataacaccaattattacaaaataaaaaaaaaaactattaaccatttttatgtacatttttttatatctataaatatatatatataaataccTATGGAgtaacaaaaaaaaaaataaaatgaaatataaaaatactttacataatcatataataaatataaataaataaatatatatatatatatatatatataatctaTTATGTGCTATATTTATACACATAAAATATagtttattatattatcccatcattatatatatcatgggttcttatatatatatatatatatatatatataatataaacatatccatatatttttcttccAAATATTGTTCTTTATTTTAACACTAATTCAAATTAATCTTTTCATTTGTAgttttgtatatatttatttatccAGCCATctatcattattattattattaatttttttttttttttttttcttaaaatCTTATCTTTTTCTCATTTAGTATTAATTCAAAttacaaaattatataaaagaatataataagtTGAATAcatagaaaaaaaaaaaaaattaattaatattaaaaattaatatttatttataatattaagaatatataaatttatatttttatatatttttttaaaagaagaatccatttttaaataacagtcatcttttataatgtgtaatatttaattaatatattatatatatattatatatatatatattatatatatatatattatattatatatgtatataatatatatatatattatgaataatatatttatgggattattttatttcattttatttttttattataatgaataaatatttattattatatatatatatgtttctatatatatttaatcaattcctttttttatatttcatatatttttttattttatccTTAATTCTACACCgataaatttttatgttatcTTAAATCCTTATTTATACTtgtttaaatttttaattttttttttttttttttttttcttaataatttttctttaatatatataaaaatatatatatatatatatatttcttataataacattttttttttttttaaataaagTATTAGcttaatatattatatggtattttttttatatatacataataaaattttaaatttataagcatttattttaagaatatatatataaatatatatatatatatataatatatatatgcatagtgaattaaattttgttcttatacacatctttttaattttataaataactttttttgtattattctgatatatatatatatttatttatttatattttataaagagataaaatatgtaataaaagagaaaaaaaaaaaaaaaaaaaatacacatttattaaaatgttagaatacatatttattaataaaaataaaaatgtatcaatctaaagaataataaaagtaaaataatTAGGAAATTAGATCATTCAgatgaaaaattaaaaatgtCATATTAGTTATACAATTTAATAGTATAATATAAGcataaacataaatataaatataaatacaaatacatgttaattttgtaatacttcttaataataatacaaaaaaaaaaaaaaataaaaaaaaggataagcatcacaaaaaattatatatatatatatatatttatatttatgtaaatttttttttgtgtgtTTTCAAAATGTCTATAAAGAGCATATGCTATTTAGGagataataatgatatcttatttttttattcaatcgaagaaaatgatgaaataaCATCACGATTTGCTCTTTATTGCACTCTGaataatattcaaaaaataagtataaaatgaaataataatatatttttataattattctatatatatatatatatatatatatttatttatttatttatatatatgtatacataattttatttatttttatagttgaatcaaatgaaaagaaaagcagcgaaaaaaaatatgacCCATATCTTGGATATGTAGGTATCAATCTTTCTCTTTTTAgttcttataaaaattatgcatatgtaattaaaattattaaccttaaaattatattaacaatTGATGATAGTAAAAATAAGTATACAGATGATATTCTCAAATCGGTAAggttttttaaaataattgtttatattaaaattatattacCCCATAAAGTATGTCATCAcattgtatatatatatgtgtatatatgtgtatatttttttttttttttttttacaagattttcataaaattgcataaaatatatgcaGACACAGTTTGTAACCCCTTCTATACAGATACTTTAGAAACAGAtacttttttaaaaaaaattagtaataaaataatttatgtttctcaaaaaaaaaaaataataaaataaaaatatatatatatatatatatatatatatatatatatatttcttatttgTAGAAAAATTAATGGAAACGTCATGAATATATAAGCTATTCTATTAAAGaataatatcatattaATCTGTTGCATCAATGACACCGTTATCCGATCTGgaaaaagaagaaagatattttttattttatacattttctttattatattcttcttggtattcttttaataacTCACTGatacaaattattttataatcgtattttttttctattaatCTGCATTGTGTATCTTTTCCTGACCCACATGCTccatttaaaatatatatatatttttttttttttttaattaacAATTGAAAGATGCATTCCACCTCAGGTAGGTTTGGTGCATCATAAACTTTGCAAACTCTTTGGTCTCCTTTGCCTTTTCTTAATGATAATCTTATGGTCGAAGCGTGACCAATAACATGCCCACCAActataataaaaaaaatatatatatataacacatatatatatatatatatatatatatatatatttatatatttatttatttatttatatttatgtgtgaaaatatttaattttttatttaaaaacCTGGTTTCATTGGGTTAGCTATGAAGGTCATGGTTGCGCCTGGGTCGGACATAACCTGATTCGTTATTAATATAGCTATGTTGAATTGTTCACCTAGTTTTGATAAAATAGACATTGTTTTGTTTAATTTCTGTTGCCTCTCAGATAATTCACCTATccatataaaaaattgaacatgcatacatatatatgtatatatatatgtatatatttatttatttatgaGAATAATTTTAGTGACAATTTATTTTGGAACTGACAAAACTTTTAAAACATACCTCTTCCACTGAAATCAACTCGAAAGAGTGAAATAATCGAATCAACTACCAGAAGAGCAAAGGGTTCTTCACACATCTATATGTATAGAGTTCATATATATNNNNNNNNNNNNNNNNNNNNNNNNNNNNNNNNNNNNNNNNNNNNNNNNNNNNNNNNNNNNNNNNNNNNNNNNNNNNNNNNNNNNNNNNNNNNNNNNNNNNNNNNNNNNNNNNNNNNNNNNNNNNNNNNNNNNNNNNNNNNNNNNNNNNNNNNNNNNNNNNNNNNNNNNNNNNNNNNNNNNNNNNNNNNNNNNNNNNNNNNNNNNNNNNNNNNNNNNNNNNNNNNNNNNNNNNNNNNNNNNNNNNNNNNNNNNNNNNNNNNNNNNNNNNNNNNNNNNNNNNNNNNNNNNNNNNNNNNNNNNNNNNNNNNNNNNNNNNNNNNNNNNNNNNNNNNNNNNNNNNNNNNNNNNNNNNNNNNNNNNNNNNNNNNNNNNNNNNNNNNNNNNNNNNNNNNNNNNNNNNNNNNNNNNNNNNNNNNNNNNNNNNNNNNNNNNNNNNNNNNNNNNNNNNNNNNNNNNNNNNNNNNNNNNNNNNNNNNNNNNNNNNNNNNNNNNNNNNNNNNNNNNNNNNNNNNNNNNNNNNNNNNNNNNNNNNNNNNNNNNNNNNNNNNNNNNNNNNNNNNNNNNNNNNNNNNNNNNNNNNNNNNNNNNNNNNNNNNNNNNNNNNNNNNNNNNNNNNNNNNNNNNNNNNNNNNNNNNNNNNNNNNNNNNNNNNNNNNNNNNNNNNNNNNNNNNNNNNNNNNNNNNNNNNNNNNNNNNNNNNNNNNNNNNNNNNNNNNNNNNNNNNNNNNNNNNCAACAGATATGtatatgaacaaaattaaacaaaaaataaaataacaaaaaattatattatataaaatatacaaatgaaaaaatatatatatatataaaattttacttaacatataaatatatattgtataattgttaaattttatcatatttttttatattatattatgttttattttattttattttttttttttgtatgtTGTACCCTTTTGTCTGTTTTAATGTGCGATATAGatatttatgtgtatacatataacaaaaaaaaaaaaaaaaaaaaattatgattGAGAGCtcaataaaataattacaaGATCAAATAAATGCTcatgaaatatataatcatttaGACTAAAAAGCGATGAAGGGagtaaaaaaattttattcatttgtataggttttataaaaataaaaataaaaaaatatatatatatatatatatatatatatatattttatttttgattcatttcattttatatgtCTTTCAAAATAGAGATTATAAGGATACaacttttttaaatgaccttaattaatatatgtcTAACATTTgtgttcatattttttatatatattccttaTCAATTTTGTAgatattttaaaacaattaaaatatgactacaatattatgaatagattacatataattataattagCCTTATACATAATGTCTATATCACCCTCAACGgtatttaaaatattcttatatataaacaatctttataagtattttatatatgaaaatgaaTTGAAACAGTTAGCTGTGTGTTCTCCTAATGTGGatatttcttcattttatataaaagtgTGTGTGAATAAAAAGAGGgaacaattttttttattttttctaaagcacaaaaaaaaaaaaaaaaaaaaaaaaaaaaaaggaaaaataatataatactacattatatatatagagagacaatgaaaatatttaagTACCTTATAAGATTATTCAAATTGTAATTaattaaaacataaaaaaaat encodes:
- a CDS encoding putative meiotic recombination protein DMC1: MCEEPFALLVVDSIISLFRVDFSGRGELSERQQKLNKTMSILSKLGEQFNIAILITNQVMSDPGATMTFIANPMKPVGGHVIGHASTIRLSLRKGKGDQRVCKVYDAPNLPEVECIFQLSDNGVIDATD
- a CDS encoding chaperone protein ClpB1, translating into MVNSFFFYFVIIGVIYIWDLSYSKKANIFINKQDIFNIKNTNWDIYDKKKYFFIGNNHLKNEERFVPELKKDYKSQIKEHKNSSNGIIYHNNNTRLNYTINDNVNYDNNITSGFNKKKKKVNDSSINMKSSHFDNNNNNNNSYEKIRNKNRFALFMSDEEYTINSDDYTEKAWEAISSLNKIGEKYDSAYVEAEMLLLALLNDSPDGLAQRILKESGIDTDLLVQEIDDYLKKQPKMPSGFGEQKILGRTLQTVLSTSKRLKKEFNDEYISIEHLLLSIISEDSKFTRPWLLKYNVNYEKVKKAVEKIRGKKKVTSKTPEMTYQALEKYSRDLTALARAGKLDPVIGRDNEIRRAIQILSRRTKNNPILLGDPGVGKTAIVEGLAIKIVQGDVPDSLKGRKLVSLDMSSLIAGAKYRGDFEERLKSILKEVQDAEGQVVMFIDEIHTVVGAGAVAEGALDAGNILKPMLARGELRCIGATTVSEYRQFIEKDKALERRFQQILVEQPSVDETISILRGLKERYEVHHGVRILDSALVQAAVLSDRYISYRFLPDKAIDLIDEAASNLKIQLSSKPIQLENIEKQLIQLEMEKISILGDKQKNLFNYASVGSTHNNNTTNNSSSTNSSSYGNGEESEPVVDYTKSPNFLKKRINEKEIDRLKMIDRIMSELRKEQRKILDSWSTEKSYVDNIRAIKERIDVVKIEIEKAERYFDLNRAAELRFETLPDLEKQLKKAEENYLNDIPEKSRILKDEVTSEDIVNIVSMSTGIRLNKLLKSEKEKILNLENELHKQIIGQDDAVRVVTKAVQRSRVGMNNPKRPIASLMFLGPTGVGKTELSKVLADVLFDTPEAVIHFDMSEYMEKHSISKLIGAAPGYVGYEQGGLLTDAVRKKPYSIILFDEIEKAHPDVYNLLLRVIDEGKLSDTKGNVANFRNTIIIFTSNLGSQSILDLANDPNKKEKIKEQVMKSVRETFRPEFYNRIDDHVIFDSLSKKELKEIANIEIRKVANRLFDKNFKITIDDAVFSYIVDKAYDPSFGARPLKRVIQSEIETEIAVRILDETFVENDTINISLKDQKLHFSKS
- a CDS encoding putative trafficking protein particle complex subunit 2- like protein, whose protein sequence is MSIKSICYLGDNNDILFFYSIEENDEITSRFALYCTLNNIQKIIESNEKKSSEKKYDPYLGYVGINLSLFSSYKNYAYVIKIINLKIILTIDDSKNKYTDDILKSIFIKLHKIYADTVCNPFYTDTLETDTFLKKIKKLMETS
- a CDS encoding putative small heat shock protein HSP20 gives rise to the protein MSCLCSGSTDQGEMKIAPPDYRIDMKEKPSIPKSRNALVNPNTVLEIEPDNNLKKQITFRPKVDIMYDADKCEAILVLDIPGFKIEDIDVEIGEGMLTVAGPRSQTELFETYGDSLVLHAKEREVGYFKRIFKLPNNILDDTAKATYKN